The following proteins come from a genomic window of Deltaproteobacteria bacterium:
- a CDS encoding helix-hairpin-helix domain-containing protein, with amino-acid sequence MDGKKLVAALLLGAAFGAGVPGAGVAEERPGVVDLNSATLDQLVALPGVGEKTAQAILDARKERGGFESVEELLDVRGIGAANLEKLRPHLRLGGQGGAAR; translated from the coding sequence ATGGATGGCAAGAAGCTCGTGGCCGCGCTGCTGCTCGGGGCGGCGTTCGGCGCAGGAGTGCCGGGCGCCGGCGTGGCCGAGGAGCGGCCGGGCGTCGTCGACCTGAACAGCGCGACGCTCGACCAGCTCGTGGCGCTGCCGGGCGTCGGCGAGAAGACCGCGCAGGCGATCCTCGACGCCCGCAAGGAGCGGGGCGGCTTCGAGAGCGTCGAGGAGCTGCTCGACGTGCGCGGGATCGGCGCCGCGAACCTCGAGAAGCTGCGGCCGCACCTGCGGCTGGGCGGCCAGGGCGGCGCGGCCCGCTAG
- a CDS encoding dihydrodipicolinate synthase family protein — MRLASLPSPRPSRWRRGGLALRSVEDTHPRKGLSVPVVTVLDEDAALLEEDQRAVVRYVIQDGSGADVIFAAGTTGEWDRVGNEIRQRVIQVCAEEVAKANAQLAGSARLGGREVELWAGITAPSPEETLENLDLAIACGADAAVLAPLSIVGVDDPVRFVAREIAELLDARSRRIPVYLYDNADIAIDPKVPHIRTRQVKALSRLDFVRGIKVSAPRKVLGNYTKAARHFNDRGEFAIYVGDAMLIFDLFRPRSGPWGTLVDHWNRWRLHGAVPAGVVAGPANALPREWARAWQVCRAGDLERMEQVREVLADFRSGTHSTSGRRTIACLKRALFHLGVIRSDAVAPGTPKLARPDAERFDEVFARVREKAARTIRAPWVSVAPAAPPLGVERESGLRSV, encoded by the coding sequence GTGCGTCTGGCATCCTTGCCCTCGCCGAGGCCGAGCCGCTGGCGACGAGGGGGACTGGCGCTGCGTTCCGTCGAAGACACCCATCCGCGCAAGGGCCTCTCGGTTCCGGTCGTGACCGTCCTCGACGAGGACGCCGCGCTGCTCGAGGAGGACCAGCGCGCGGTCGTCCGCTACGTGATCCAGGACGGCAGCGGAGCCGACGTGATCTTCGCCGCGGGCACCACCGGCGAGTGGGACCGGGTCGGCAACGAGATCCGCCAGCGCGTGATCCAGGTCTGCGCCGAGGAGGTCGCCAAGGCCAACGCGCAGCTCGCGGGCTCCGCGCGGCTCGGCGGCCGGGAGGTCGAGCTGTGGGCCGGCATCACCGCGCCGAGCCCCGAGGAGACGCTCGAGAACCTGGACCTCGCGATCGCCTGCGGCGCCGACGCCGCGGTGCTGGCGCCGCTCTCGATCGTCGGCGTGGACGACCCGGTGCGCTTCGTGGCCCGCGAGATCGCCGAGCTCCTCGACGCGCGCTCCCGGCGCATCCCGGTGTACCTCTACGACAACGCCGACATCGCGATCGACCCGAAGGTGCCCCACATCCGCACGCGCCAGGTGAAGGCGCTCTCGCGGCTCGACTTCGTGCGCGGGATCAAGGTCTCGGCGCCGCGCAAGGTGCTCGGCAACTACACCAAGGCGGCGCGCCACTTCAACGACCGCGGCGAGTTCGCGATCTACGTCGGCGACGCGATGCTGATCTTCGACCTGTTCCGCCCGCGCAGCGGCCCCTGGGGCACGCTCGTAGACCACTGGAACCGCTGGCGCCTGCACGGAGCCGTGCCGGCGGGCGTGGTGGCCGGCCCGGCCAACGCGCTGCCGCGCGAGTGGGCGCGGGCCTGGCAGGTGTGCCGCGCCGGCGATCTCGAGCGCATGGAGCAGGTCCGCGAGGTGCTGGCGGACTTCCGCTCCGGCACGCACTCGACGAGCGGGCGGCGCACGATCGCCTGCCTCAAGCGCGCGCTCTTCCACCTCGGCGTGATCCGCAGCGACGCCGTGGCGCCCGGCACGCCGAAGCTCGCGCGCCCCGATGCCGAGCGCTTCGACGAGGTCTTCGCGCGGGTGCGCGAGAAGGCCGCCCGGACGATCCGCGCGCCCTGGGTGAGCGTGGCGCCGGCCGCGCCTCCGCTCGGTGTCGAGCGCGAGAGCGGCCTCCGAAGCGTGTGA
- a CDS encoding ABC transporter ATP-binding protein: protein MSGPRLALEGVALRLGPRAVLAGADLALAPGEVVGLLGRNGAGKTTLLRAAAGLVAPDAGTVRLEGRPLAAWGRRERARAIALVPQETHFPFPFTVAEVVLMGRAPHLGWIGFEGRHDLDAAHDAMRQVGIEALAGRSVQTLSGGERQLAVVARALAQEPRLLLLDEPTAFLDLRHRLDVLARVRAFAAAGGSALVVSHDLGLAARACDRLALLAGGRILAAGPPAEVLVPALLREAFAIEAEVAAGPDGAPVVVAVR, encoded by the coding sequence GTGAGCGGCCCGCGGCTCGCGCTCGAGGGCGTGGCGCTCCGGCTCGGGCCGCGCGCGGTGCTCGCAGGGGCCGACCTCGCGCTCGCGCCGGGCGAGGTGGTGGGCCTGCTCGGGCGCAACGGCGCCGGCAAGACGACGCTGCTGCGCGCGGCGGCCGGGCTCGTGGCACCGGACGCGGGCACGGTGCGGCTCGAGGGGCGGCCCCTCGCCGCCTGGGGCCGCCGCGAGCGCGCCCGGGCGATCGCGCTCGTGCCGCAGGAGACGCACTTCCCGTTCCCGTTCACGGTGGCCGAGGTGGTGCTGATGGGCCGGGCCCCCCACCTCGGCTGGATCGGCTTCGAGGGCCGCCACGATCTCGACGCAGCCCATGACGCGATGAGGCAGGTCGGGATCGAGGCCCTGGCCGGGCGCTCGGTGCAGACGCTCTCGGGCGGCGAGCGCCAGCTCGCCGTCGTGGCGCGGGCGCTCGCCCAGGAGCCGCGCCTCCTCCTCCTCGACGAGCCGACCGCCTTCCTCGATCTGCGCCACCGCCTCGACGTGCTCGCCCGGGTGCGGGCCTTCGCGGCGGCCGGCGGCAGCGCGCTCGTCGTCTCGCACGACCTCGGCCTCGCGGCGCGCGCCTGCGATCGCCTCGCGCTGCTCGCCGGGGGCAGGATCCTGGCGGCCGGCCCGCCGGCCGAGGTGCTGGTGCCCGCGCTCCTGCGCGAGGCCTTCGCGATCGAGGCGGAGGTGGCGGCGGGGCCCGACGGCGCGCCCGTCGTCGTCGCGGTTCGCTAA
- the eno gene encoding phosphopyruvate hydratase: MAKLTIARVLGREILDSRGNPTVEVEVTTSTGAVGRAAVPSGASTGSREALELRDGDPRRYRGKGVRRAVEHVNGEIANTIAGVALGGLDEQAGLDGALIALDGTDTKSRLGANAILGVSLAAAHAAARGGGLPLYRWAGGDGATLLPAPMMNVVNGGAHADNNVDFQEFMIYPLGAPSFAEALRWGAEVFHALAKVLHEKGYSTAVGDEGGFAPNLSSNREAIELVLRAIEKAGYRPGADVAVALDPAASEFHRDGRYHLEGEGRVLTSDEMIAFWADWCGRYPIVSIEDGLGEGDWAGWARLTEQLGGRTQLVGDDLFVTNPAILEKGIAEKVGNAILVKVNQIGTLTETLEAIRVARAAGYAAVMSHRSGETEDTTIADLAVATGVGQIKTGSASRTDRICKYNQLLRIEGELGSRARYAGASGLARR, from the coding sequence ATGGCGAAGCTCACGATCGCGCGGGTCCTCGGGCGCGAGATCCTCGACTCGCGGGGCAACCCGACGGTCGAGGTGGAGGTCACGACCTCGACCGGCGCGGTCGGCCGTGCCGCGGTCCCGTCCGGCGCCTCGACCGGCTCGCGCGAGGCGCTCGAGCTGCGCGACGGCGATCCCCGGCGCTACCGGGGCAAGGGCGTGCGCCGGGCCGTCGAGCACGTGAACGGTGAGATTGCGAACACGATCGCAGGGGTCGCCCTGGGTGGGCTCGACGAGCAGGCAGGGCTCGACGGCGCGCTGATCGCGCTCGACGGCACCGACACCAAGAGCCGGCTCGGCGCCAACGCGATCCTCGGCGTCTCGCTGGCGGCGGCCCATGCCGCCGCGCGCGGCGGGGGGCTCCCGCTCTACCGCTGGGCGGGCGGCGACGGGGCCACCCTCCTGCCGGCGCCGATGATGAACGTCGTGAACGGCGGGGCCCACGCCGACAACAACGTCGACTTCCAGGAGTTCATGATCTACCCGCTCGGGGCCCCGAGCTTCGCCGAGGCCCTGCGCTGGGGAGCCGAGGTCTTCCACGCGCTCGCGAAGGTGCTGCACGAGAAGGGCTACTCGACGGCGGTCGGCGACGAGGGCGGCTTCGCGCCGAACCTGTCGAGCAACCGCGAGGCGATCGAGCTGGTGCTCCGCGCGATCGAGAAGGCCGGCTACCGGCCCGGCGCCGACGTCGCCGTCGCGCTCGACCCCGCCGCGTCCGAGTTCCACCGCGACGGCCGTTACCACCTCGAGGGCGAGGGCCGCGTGCTCACGAGCGACGAGATGATCGCGTTCTGGGCCGACTGGTGCGGCCGCTACCCGATCGTCTCGATCGAGGACGGGCTCGGCGAGGGCGACTGGGCCGGCTGGGCCCGGCTCACCGAGCAGCTCGGCGGTCGCACGCAGCTCGTCGGCGACGACCTCTTCGTGACGAACCCGGCGATCCTCGAGAAGGGCATCGCCGAGAAGGTCGGCAACGCGATCCTGGTGAAGGTGAACCAGATCGGGACCCTCACCGAGACCCTCGAGGCGATCCGCGTCGCGCGCGCGGCCGGCTATGCGGCGGTGATGTCGCACCGCTCGGGCGAGACCGAGGACACGACGATCGCGGACCTGGCCGTGGCGACCGGCGTGGGCCAGATCAAGACCGGCTCGGCGAGCCGTACCGACCGGATCTGCAAGTACAACCAGCTGCTGCGGATCGAGGGCGAGCTCGGCAGCCGCGCGCGCTATGCGGGGGCCAGTGGGCTCGCCCGGCGCTGA
- a CDS encoding polyprenyl synthetase family protein yields the protein MRPPSSSALASAPSFARALERITPSLELVERSMRDQLASESEVIAAVGDHVLGSGGKRVRPALLLLCAELCGYTGPRRVQVAAAVELLHTATLLHDDVVDFSALRRGKPSAMALWGNRRAVLAGDFFYARASSMIVEDGDLDVLWVFSNTIRLMAEGEILQLQRSFDPEVTEAQYYAVIDRKSAALLAAACEAGAILGGVTRAERRQIAEFGRELGLAFQIRDDALDYEAGAEVLGKPPWTDLREGKVTLPLLLALKRSTPAERAAVAATLKGLARRDAQDGEAGPVTQEELRPALEIVARYRGVEDAVRRAGEHVERARSAVAPFPDGPAKEALATAADFAVVRDR from the coding sequence ATGCGGCCCCCCTCCTCCTCGGCGCTGGCCTCCGCTCCCTCCTTCGCGCGCGCGCTCGAACGCATCACGCCGTCGCTCGAGCTCGTCGAGCGCAGCATGCGCGACCAGCTCGCCTCCGAGAGCGAGGTGATCGCGGCCGTCGGTGACCACGTGCTCGGCTCGGGGGGCAAGCGCGTGCGCCCGGCCCTGCTGCTCCTGTGTGCCGAGCTCTGCGGCTACACGGGACCGCGTCGGGTCCAGGTGGCCGCGGCGGTCGAGCTGCTCCACACGGCGACCCTGCTCCACGACGACGTCGTCGACTTCTCCGCGCTGCGCCGGGGCAAGCCGTCCGCGATGGCGCTGTGGGGCAACCGGCGCGCCGTGCTGGCGGGGGACTTCTTCTACGCGCGCGCCTCCTCGATGATCGTCGAGGACGGCGATCTCGACGTCCTGTGGGTGTTCTCGAACACGATCCGGCTGATGGCCGAGGGCGAGATCCTCCAGCTCCAGCGCAGCTTCGACCCCGAGGTGACCGAGGCCCAGTACTACGCCGTGATCGACCGCAAGAGCGCAGCGCTCCTGGCCGCGGCTTGCGAGGCCGGGGCGATCCTGGGCGGTGTCACGCGCGCCGAGCGGCGCCAGATCGCCGAGTTCGGTCGCGAGCTGGGTCTCGCCTTCCAGATCCGCGACGACGCCCTCGACTACGAGGCCGGCGCCGAGGTGCTCGGCAAGCCGCCCTGGACGGACCTGCGCGAGGGCAAGGTGACCTTGCCGCTGCTGCTCGCCCTCAAGCGCTCGACGCCGGCCGAGCGCGCCGCGGTCGCCGCCACGCTCAAGGGCCTGGCCCGGCGCGACGCGCAGGACGGCGAGGCCGGCCCCGTCACGCAGGAAGAGCTCCGGCCCGCGCTCGAGATCGTGGCGCGCTACCGCGGCGTCGAGGACGCCGTGCGGCGCGCCGGGGAGCACGTCGAGCGGGCGCGCAGCGCGGTGGCGCCCTTTCCCGACGGTCCGGCGAAGGAGGCGCTCGCCACCGCGGCCGATTTCGCGGTCGTGCGCGATCGCTAG
- a CDS encoding helical backbone metal receptor, producing MVRIGTIGSAQGGRPAAAGLLLVLALLGGASARAEVQAPARRIVSLNPSLTRILVAIGAREALVGVDDFSARAEPAVAALPRVGGLYAPSLEAVVALAPDLVVLVPSVEQEAFRDRIEGLGVAVLALAGDPVSFDGVLAAIETLGRRTGHEAAARARVEMIEGARRTVRRATAGRARPRTVFVLQREPLFVVGRGSFLDEMIGLAGGENLGAALGEPWPRASLEWLVAQAPEVLLDSDDDAEPAADFWSRWPSLPAVAGHRVVVVESMVTLPGPDLDRALLRLARALHGDGLAVEGAH from the coding sequence ATGGTGCGGATCGGGACGATCGGATCCGCGCAGGGCGGGCGCCCTGCCGCGGCGGGCCTCCTGCTCGTGCTGGCTCTCCTCGGCGGGGCCTCCGCGCGCGCGGAGGTGCAGGCGCCGGCGCGGCGGATCGTGTCGCTCAACCCCTCGCTCACCCGGATCCTCGTGGCGATCGGGGCGCGCGAGGCGCTGGTCGGGGTGGACGACTTCTCGGCGCGCGCCGAGCCCGCGGTGGCCGCGCTACCCCGGGTCGGCGGGCTCTACGCGCCGAGCCTCGAGGCGGTGGTGGCGCTCGCGCCGGACCTCGTCGTGCTGGTGCCGAGCGTCGAGCAGGAGGCCTTCCGCGACCGGATCGAGGGGCTCGGCGTCGCGGTCCTCGCGCTGGCCGGCGATCCGGTCAGCTTCGACGGCGTGCTCGCCGCGATCGAGACGCTCGGCCGGCGCACCGGGCACGAGGCGGCGGCGCGCGCGCGCGTCGAGATGATCGAGGGCGCGCGCCGGACGGTGCGCCGCGCGACGGCGGGCCGGGCACGCCCGCGCACGGTCTTCGTGCTCCAGCGCGAGCCCCTCTTCGTGGTCGGGCGCGGCAGCTTCCTCGACGAGATGATCGGCCTGGCCGGGGGCGAGAACCTGGGTGCCGCGCTCGGTGAGCCCTGGCCGCGGGCGTCGCTCGAGTGGCTGGTTGCGCAGGCCCCCGAGGTCCTGCTCGACAGCGACGACGACGCCGAGCCGGCGGCAGACTTCTGGAGCCGCTGGCCGTCGCTGCCGGCCGTGGCGGGCCACCGCGTCGTCGTGGTCGAGAGCATGGTCACGCTGCCGGGCCCGGATCTCGACCGTGCGCTCCTGCGCCTGGCCCGGGCGCTGCACGGCGACGGGCTCGCCGTGGAGGGCGCGCACTGA
- a CDS encoding iron ABC transporter permease: MLVTLAALLAAALAAGLVVGPSALGPGEALRALLDPGAAGPAGDIVRRIRLPRVAAAALVGASLSLAGVCFQALLRNPLADPFVLGISGGAALAGVAVLSLGAAIGAGAGLVPIAAFAGALGATALLFGVAGWRGRLSATTLLLTGVVFNAFASAAIVFLASLGGLSEGTSIFLWLIGTLAAAPPQLLAALAGLLAAGLACALPLARALDLLALGEDGAAQLGVAVERTKRLVLLATALVVGGAVSVSGLIGFVGLVVPHALRLLFGPDHRLLVPASVLGGGAFLVACDTLARTLLPGRELPVGAITALLGGPLFLVLLRRQGGRGFLP, translated from the coding sequence GTGCTCGTCACGCTCGCCGCCCTGCTGGCCGCGGCGCTGGCCGCCGGCCTGGTCGTCGGGCCGAGCGCGCTCGGGCCCGGCGAGGCGCTGCGCGCGCTCCTCGACCCCGGCGCCGCGGGCCCCGCCGGCGACATCGTGCGCCGCATCCGGCTCCCGCGCGTGGCGGCGGCGGCGCTGGTCGGCGCCTCGCTGTCGCTCGCCGGGGTCTGCTTCCAGGCGCTCCTGCGCAATCCCCTCGCCGACCCCTTCGTGCTCGGCATCTCGGGCGGCGCGGCGCTCGCCGGCGTGGCCGTCCTGAGCCTCGGCGCGGCGATCGGGGCGGGCGCCGGGCTCGTGCCGATCGCGGCCTTCGCGGGCGCGCTCGGCGCGACGGCGCTGCTCTTCGGCGTGGCCGGCTGGCGCGGCCGGCTCTCGGCGACGACGCTGCTCCTGACCGGTGTCGTCTTCAACGCCTTCGCGTCCGCGGCGATCGTCTTCCTGGCCTCGCTCGGCGGCCTGAGCGAGGGCACGAGCATCTTCCTGTGGCTGATCGGGACGCTCGCGGCGGCGCCGCCGCAGCTCCTCGCGGCGCTCGCCGGGCTGCTCGCGGCGGGCCTCGCCTGCGCGCTCCCGCTGGCGCGCGCGCTCGACCTGCTCGCGCTCGGCGAGGACGGCGCGGCGCAGCTCGGGGTGGCGGTCGAGCGCACGAAGCGGCTCGTGCTGCTCGCGACGGCGCTCGTGGTGGGCGGCGCCGTCTCGGTGTCGGGCCTGATCGGCTTCGTCGGCCTCGTCGTGCCGCACGCGCTGCGCCTGCTCTTCGGCCCCGACCACCGGCTGCTGGTGCCGGCGTCGGTGCTCGGCGGGGGCGCCTTCCTGGTCGCCTGCGACACGCTGGCGCGGACCCTCCTGCCGGGCCGCGAGCTCCCGGTCGGTGCGATCACCGCGCTCCTCGGGGGCCCCCTCTTCCTGGTCCTCCTGCGCCGCCAGGGCGGCCGGGGCTTCCTGCCGTGA